From the Candida dubliniensis CD36 chromosome 2, complete sequence genome, the window gctcattttctttttctccCGCGATAAAGATGTCAAGATCTTTTTGAAATACGTAAAATACTCCAACTGGCCCTTTTTGATACCTTCCAACTTAGCAAAATCCTTTTTGTTGGTGGGCAATTTCGCCAGCATGTCTCGGAGAGTAACTTCGCCAACAATCTGCAGGCTTGAAATTGCACATTCAGTCAGCGCCCCTTCTCTGGCCTCACGCAATTCTTGTAAACACCGTTGAGTAAATGATGAATCAGGGACATCTGCAGTCGTCATTTGTCTTGCCGTAATAAACGATTCCTGATATTCAGCTGGCCTGCTAGTGTTTGCTGGTGTCCTGCCAAGACTGTTGCTGGCACTTACAGGCCGGCTTGAAAACAGTATTACAATCTTCTTTTGGCCATTCAACACCACATCAGCATTCTTACCGACCTTGACGTAGTTGGAGGCAAAACCAGCGTGCATAACATGGTACTCGACAATACATTGTTCACTCAACaaatagaagaaaattCTCTCGACATCGTTCTTATCCAAAGATTGTCCCTTGCCGTGGTACTCGTTTTCATTGTGGCCAGCTTCAGTGATTTTCTTATGGTTTAAGCCTCGGAAAACATCTTGACAGTGCAAAACCGTCACCTGGTCATCCTGGATTGATTTCAccaatttgattatatcCTTGGCATATTGCGTACAATCCTTCTCAACCACAGTCACATGGTTGTAGTTTCGACAATTGTCACATTGCTTTTTGCAATTCACTGGATCAAAAGTTTCGTTGAAATATTGCAAAACTTGCTTCCGTCGACAATCGGTAGTGTTTTCACAGTACTGGACCACTTGTCTTAGTTTAGCCAAGTGGTTTTCCTTTCCAAGTTCACTCAATTCCTCGTCTCGTTGGATGAGGCTTTGTAAAGACCGCGCGTCCTTGTATGAGTAGTACATTACACATTCAGAATAGTTGCCATCACGGCCAGCACGTCCAGTTTCTTGGTAGTACCCTTCTAAAGTTCTTGGTAAAAACAAATGGATAACAAACCTCACATCGGGTTTATCAATACCCATACCAAAAGCTATAGTAGCACAGATCACTTGTATCTTACTCTCTTGCCATCTCTTTTGTATGTTGAACCGGCTGTCGGCACTCATACCGGCATGGTAAAATGATGTTTTCAATCCGTACTCGTTTAGTTTCATGCTAGTTTGTTCGCACGATTGTTTTGAGTGACAATAGATAATACCAGTTTTACCCTTAAAACGACTCAAGATATAGTCTTTAATTTCAAGCAAGTAATTTCCAGATTTCCATTTGATTTCGTAAAACAAGTTTGTTCTATTAAAACTTTGCTTTAGTAAAACTGGGTTGtccattttcaaattgtgAAGTATATCCATCCGGACTTTTTCATTGGCCGTTGCCGTCAATGCCATTATGGGGACCTTGGGGAACTTGTCTTTGAAAAAACCCAACCCTTGGTAGTCAGGTCGGAAATCGTGGCCCCATGAACTCAAACAATGGGCTTCGTCTATAACTACTCGCGCAAGCTGGTTGTTATTGTATAGCTGGGTCATGATCTTTTGTATAAGACTCGACTTGTTGGCCTTTTCTGGTGACAAATACACAATGTCTAAAAACCCTTCACGGAACAAATGGATGGTATGTTTATTGTCGTCGTTGCCACCTTTCGAGCTAAACATTCCCGCCTTGATGTTTTTGGCCAACAAGTGCTGGACCTGATCTTGCATCAACGAAATCAAGGGAGAAATGACCACGGTTGTTCCCTTGGTTGCACCACTTTTCACCAATGCCGGCAACTGATAGCACAACGATTTACCTCCTCCTGTAGGCATCAACACAAACACGTCCTTACTCAGTAGTGTGGCCACCACTGCTTCAAGTTGGTTGGGTCGAAATGACTGGAGTTTAAACACATCGTTAAGGATACTGTATACTTCGTCGATAAATGGCTCAGAGCTTGTGGGGACACGTTTTTCAATTAGGTACTCTACCAAGtctttatcatcatcgGAAAATGCGTCGTCAGAGTCAATCATTAATACTGGGTTTGttgctggtggtggtggtggtggaggttGTGGTTCATCCAAGGACCATTCGTCGTCCGaatccaattcaataaagTCAATCTCTCTTTCGTTGTTGAGCTGAGTTGTGAAATCCAAACGGTCGTCATcatcgtcgtcgtcgtcgtcgaTAACAATAGGTGAATTTGGACCACTTTGCGGGTTTTGGATACTGGtttcttcaatttgatCGCTTACAGATGAAGCAGACACGTCTGGTGCTGTTTTGCCTATGATTTGCGAGTTGTATTTGACGCCATATTTGGCGGCGGTTTCTGGAGATAGACGGATATCGTTAATTTCGGTTTCGgaatcaacatcaataaaCTCGCCATCTGACAGCTGGCTAGGTATGTCGAACGTTCTGTCGTCTATAAAGCTTGCCATTTCATTGAGGTCGTCCTGTGA encodes:
- a CDS encoding ATP-dependent helicase, putative (Similar to S. cerevisiae SGS1); protein product: MITNLTEQVDWVRRTNPHITPPAVINLIRKHFPKDSVVLTPRVIDPPSSNKENIPLPSKSQRKVQSRLPLKTISPNEFKSQSAPTPKAPPLVTSDIIDLTLSPPKRTQPSSPIEPLPKRQKVDESVFGKLLELHESKIKILEKKFTTSESTSISLDEKKEQYKELDHQIGLLDNEISVLKSRLQDTTDSPSPSDSPEFRVPTTRPVRLAAARAIVESTDNVIDEEDTEDHFGEHTMDGLLTPTQERMSQDDLNEMASFIDDRTFDIPSQSSDGEFIDVDSETEINDIRLSPETAAKYGVKYNSQIIGKTAPDVSASSVSDQIEETSIQNPQSGPNSPIVIDDDDDDDDDRLDFTTQLNNEREIDFIELDSDDEWSLDEPQPPPPPPPATNPVLMIDSDDAFSDDDKDLVEYLIEKRVPTSSEPFIDEVYSILNDVFKLQSFRPNQLEAVVATLSSKDVFVLMPTGGGKSLCYQLPALVKSGATKGTTVVISPLISLMQDQVQHLLAKNIKAGMFSSKGGNDDNKHTIHLFREGFLDIVYLSPEKANKSSLIQKIMTQLYNNNQLARVVIDEAHCLSSWGHDFRPDYQGLGFFKDKFPKVPIMALTATANEKVRMDILHNLKMDNPVLLKQSFNRTNLFYEIKWKSGNYLLEIKDYILSRFKGKTGIIYCHSKQSCEQTSMKLNEYGLKTSFYHAGMSADSRFNIQKRWQESKIQVICATIAFGMGIDKPDVRFVIHLFLPRTLEGYYQETGRAGRDGNYSECVMYYSYKDARSLQSLIQRDEELSELGKENHLAKLRQVVQYCENTTDCRRKQVLQYFNETFDPVNCKKQCDNCRNYNHVTVVEKDCTQYAKDIIKLVKSIQDDQVTVLHCQDVFRGLNHKKITEAGHNENEYHGKGQSLDKNDVERIFFYLLSEQCIVEYHVMHAGFASNYVKVGKNADVVLNGQKKIVISFSSRPVSASNSLGRTPANTSRPAEYQESFITARQMTTADVPDSSFTQRCLQELREAREGASTECAISSSQIVGEVTLRDMSAKLPTNKKDFAKLEGIKKGQLEYFTYFKKILTSLSREKKKMSNTSSTSTVASDISSVSTSTVSPYFQPSQQDQEILATLRAASQPKPGNTFPQPSNSKKKGYKNFKKGRPKNFKKAAPKSLASSHRNAMPM